The genomic stretch TGATCTCGCAAGAGCTGCAAATCCTCTTCTTGCAACCCGCTATATTTAAACATTCGTGCCCATTGCTGACTCAAATGAACCGCCAACCCTATCAGCCCTTTCTACTTCCTGCTTATTTTTTATTATATCATTCAAACCAGAGCAGGAACACCGACAGAACACCGCGAAATTTCCAATCAATGACTAGAAAATGAAGGAGAATGCCTATAATGGTATCAATTGACAAGACACGAGAATTTGTTTTCAAACACGGTGCACTTTGGGAGCGCAGCTTGTTTTCCTATCTGTTCGACGGCGGCTCCCTTCAACATTTGCACCACAGCCTGCTCGCTTATAAAAATGAGGACGGTGGTTTCGGGCACGGTATGGAGCATGACATCAAATGCCCAGATTCCAATCCGCTGGCCTTAGAATTCTTGTTGACCGTTGTGCGGGAGACTGGCATTCCGGCCGGGAATCTGTTCGACAACAGCTCAGCATGGGTTGAACGCAACCGTGCCGAAGATGGCTCCTTGAAAAATCCTCCCACGCTGCACAACTTTCCATATGCACCGTGGTGGAGCGAAAATGGTCAAACCGTCCCCGCATCCACCGTCGGCAATTTGCGCCGCCTCGGGCTCAGCACGCCCGTTTTAGAAGAATCGACAGCGAAATGGGCAGCAGAACATCTCAACGTCGAGCAGATTGCCAACAACGACTGGCTGTTCATGGCTTTCCAAGCCTTTGACTATTACCTAACCCTAGAAGACACGGCGGACACTCGTCCTTTGCGGGAGGCGACGATCCAAAACATCATCAAATTGGCGGAGAAAGCGCCAGAGAAAAGTTTCTTTACCCTGTGCCATTACATATCCGATCCCCATTCAGAAATGACGCAGGCCGTACCGCCCGCCCTGCTCGACAGACTGCTCACCCATCTGAGCACCACACAGCGCGAAGATGGCGGCTGGAACGATGAACACGACCTGCTGTACTGGCAGCCGTACATGTCCACCTTGATCCTGCTCACGCTCAAAAACCATAACCGACTGTAGTAACTCAAGAAAAGGCAGGGCTGACCCTGCCTTTTCTTGTTCCACTGAGCAATTCGGCCAGTATTCCACACCTTCCCTCCTGCCCGAGCCTAGTTGGCACGACCTCCGCGGTCGGTGTGCAACGCATCACCACACGCTGAACATCGGTTGGCTAACAACAAAAGACGCTCATGCTGAGTGCCCCGTTGACACCAGTACGAAAACTAGTTATAATTTATATCTACTACTGCTGATAGATTCATTCCCGCAAGCACAACGACGATCATTAGAGAATCGGATTGATAGAGAAGAATTTTGTGAGGTCCTGTTCATCAGGAGTCTCATTCGTTGCTCGAAATGCTTCAACACAAGTGAACGAGGATTCAAACAGGCATGGTCTTCGGAGCCATATGGTCGCAAGAGAGGTAGGGCTTGCGATGTTTCCAGATCGTTGAATCTGGTTCTCCTAAGTTTGATCGAAACGCTAAGAGCTTGGTATCGAAATGATACCAAGCTCTTTCTATTTCTCATCCATGCGACTCCGCCTATCCATCAAGCAAACACTGCCCTTCACAAAGGGTGTACGGTGCTCGATTTTGTTGCCAATCTTCTGCTGACCGCTCTGCCTGCTCCTCGTTCGGTAGGATGACAGAAGATCAAAAAACGCCACAGATCGGTTTCTGTAGCGTTCTTTCCTTACAGCATCGAGCCCGTTTGTAGATAGCGTGCATGCCAAGCCAGCGCATCTTCCAACAGATGCGGCGTGTGGCCGCCGCGCTTGAGCGCTTCGTTATAATAGTCGAGCAGGGCGTCCTTGTAAAGTGGATGGGCACAGTTGTTGATCACGACTTTGGCCCGTTCACGAGGCGCAAGACCGCGCAGATCGGCCAGTCCTTGCTCGGTTACGATGATGTCCACATCATGCTCGGTGTGGTCGATATGCGAGACGAATGGCACGATGCTTGAGATCTTGCCATCTTTTGCAGTCGATTTGGTGACAAAGATACCGAGCAAAGCGTTGCGAGCAAAGTCACCAGAACCCCCGATCCCGTTCATCATATTGCTCCCCATGATATGCGTCGAATTCACGTTGCCATAAATGTCGCATTCGATCGCTGTGTTGATGCCAATCAGCCCGAGACGGCGAATGATCTCCGGGTGGTTGGAGATTTCCTGAGGACGTAAGACGATCTTGTCCCGATACTTGTCAATATTCGGAATCACCTCGGCCGCACGCTCCGGCGAAAGTGTGATCGAGCAGGCTGACGCAAATTTCACCTTCCCCGCATCCATCAAATCAAAGACCGCATCTTGCAACACTTCAGAATACACTTCAAGGTCGGTGCAATCCGACTTTAAAAAACCATGCAAAACGGCGTTGGCCACCGAACCGATCCCCGACTGCAACGGCGCCAAATTATATGGCAATCGGCCTTGTTTCACTTCCTGATCAAAAAAATCGATCAGGTGTCCAGCCATCACTTCCGTTTCAGCATCTGGCGCTTTGATCGCAGAAGTCGAGTCCGATTTTTCAGTAATTACAACGGCTACCACTTTTTCTGGGTCGATCGCAATATACGGTGTCCCGATGCGCTGTTCGACAGACGTCAGCGGAATCGGTTGCCGCTTACCGCGCATCCCTGGCTCATAAATATCATGCAGCCCTTCCAAGCCCAGCGGCTGCGCTACATTCAATTCCAAAATAATCTGACTTGCCAGCTCCGCAAAAATCGAAGAGTTACCCACCGATGTAGTCGGAATGATATAGCCCTCTTCTGTGATCGCTACAATTTCGATGAGTGCCACATCGATCGGCGGCAAGAATCCGTTACGCACTTGTTCGGCCGTATGTGACAAGTGCTGGTCGATAAAAAGCAGCTCACCTTGGTTGATCTTGTTCCGCATTTTACGTTCGTTCTGAAACGGCAGTCGCTTATTCACAATCCCTGCTTCCGCCAAGATGCCGTCCACCTCATCACCGATCGACGCACCTGTGAACAGGTTGATCTTAAGCTCTTCTCCGCTTTTCATCACACGCTCTGCGAGCGCCAGCGGCACAATTTTTGCATCACCGGAGCGCGTAAAGCCACTCATTCCTACGGTCATCCCGTCTTTGATCAGGAGCGCCGCTTGGTCAGAATTCATTATTTTATCAAAATAGGCACGGTTTCTAATTCGTTGTTCGATCATGATCGTACCCCCAATTATCTGTATGATAACGCTTTCATCATCTTATCATCGCCGACAAGACCCCGCATCACTTTTGGCGCAGAACAGAAGATCCCACGCTGAACCAGAAAAAAGGGGGCTGAATAACAGTCTTAGAAACCTAACAACGTTCGAAAGGAACTGGCATACTTTTGGCTGACTGGAATTTTCGACCCATTCTCATCTTTCATCACCAACATAAAAGTGGAGTGAAAATGGCGCTCAATTTGGCGAATCCAACCGATATTGACGAGGAACGCCCGATGGCATCGGACAAACTGATGGCTCGGCAACGCCCACTCTAATGCCTGAAGCGTCTGCTTGATTTTGTACGTCTTCATTGCGGTATGCATGTAGGTCGTGCTATCTGCACTGGAAAAATAGGCGATCTCGCTCTCGTGCACCGGGACGAACAGATTGTCGTACTGTCCAGTGATGTAGGCGGTGCGAGGCACGCTCGGCAACAAGTGCATTCTTTCCGGCGGCATGATCAGCGTGATCGCGCCGACCACTTGCTCGTCCCCATCATACAGCGGCGTTCCTAAACCGTAGTACGGAATGCCGAACAGTTCGGGCGAAACAAAGTGCTCCACTTTGTTTCGTTCGACAAGCGTTTGTTTGGCGATCGAACCCTGCCGCAGTGGATCGCCCGGTTGAATGTTCAAATCGATCGCACCGCTCGGGCGGTACAACACATATTGTGATTGGTCGGACAACGCAATCGCCGCTTCCTGCGGCACCAAGGCGCTGAGCGAGCGTATCAGTTGCTGGTAGGCTTGTAGATTCATAGTCCTCACCCTTTGACTCATTATGCGCACCCGCCTATTGTACCATGCAGAGACACTGGCGGAACTTGCAACCACCTCACGATTGCTCGCCAAGACGACCACCGCCTCCGCGAATAGCCCGCAGATTTCCTACCCTTGGCGATGCAACATCTGTCAGCACGATCCCATCCTCGACAAGAGCAGTGCTCCCCTCCGAACCGTCATGTTCAGATGCCCCCTTGCCGCTCACGATTCCCTTCAAAATAAAGACGCCCTCCTCAGGGCGCCATCACTTGTTTCACGAGCCGCTTCGGTGCGCTTCGCAAATATCCTTCGATCATCAATTCTTCCAGCTCTGTCCAATCCACATCATCTGTGCTATCCAGCGTCACCCAGCCATGGTGACCGATGTAATTCGTCTTCGTAAATCCTCCGCGTTGCAACAGCACCTCTTGTGTCGTAAGCAACGTCTTGATCGACAAAGAGAGTTCCCCTTTTCCTTCGCCCATCATCACAAATGGCTTGTCATTGACCCGAAACGATGTGTGACCAAACTTGTCCACCGCCTCTGTCACCTCCGGCAAGCGTTGGCAAATCACGCGTACTTTTTGTAGAACGTCGATGCCTCGTTCTGATCTCACCTGCTTCTCGCTCATCCGTGTGCCTCCTTGACTCCATTTACCTTTGCTGCCTTGATTTTACCTGCTTTGAACTTCCACGGAAACCATGTGTTCGATCGACTTTAGCGCAGCATACACGTGGGTAGTGTAGCGCTCTTTTGGCGAGATGAGGATCATCTCCAACGATTGGCGATTCTGTTCATAATCTTTGATTTTCACGCGTCTGACCTGCATGTCAAGGTGCTTGATCTCTTTAAAAATCTGGTCGAGTTGCTCTTCGTTTTCCACATCGACGATCATTTTGACAAACAACTCCCGTTCCCGAAGTGAGCTGGGTCCGATTTTTTTGATGAAAGAAGGGAAGATGTTGATCGCCAGAATGATCAGCAACATCGCGGTAATCGATTCCAGATAGAAGCCAGCTCCCACCGCAATGCCCAATCCGGAAGCGGCCCAGACCATCGATGCGGTGGTGAGGCCGGAGATCACATCATCCCCTCTGCGCAAGATCACGCCCGCCCCTAAGAAACCAACACCGCTCACAATCTGAGCAGCCAGACGCATCGGGTCCATCGTGGTATGCCCCGGCTCCGAATAGCGATGCACCGACTCGATCGAGACGATGGTGATCAAACAGCTCGCTACCGAGATCACCATGCTGGTCTTCACACCGAGCGGCTTGTTGCGCAGCTGTCTATCGATTCCGATGAGCAGTCCCAGAAACAGAGCGAGGCCCAATTTGATAAAAAAATGATAGGTCATGATCGCTAACTCCTTTGCCTGAACCTGATGTACGTGTATCGCTTTCCATCAACTCTCTTCTGTAGTGTACGTTTTCTCAGGCAAATCATCAAAACCTTCTCCATGCAACAGCCAACTTGACAAGCGTAAGGAAGCGCTTTCGCTACGTGCGATCCATAAAAACAAAACCAATCGCCCATTCGGGAGACTGGTTTTGTGTGGTCGTATGACGCGCCTACCAGCACCTGATGTAGCGTTACAACTGCAAGAAACGTGCAGGTGACTCCAGATCTTCTCTGCAAAGATCTGGAATTGGATTGGCTCAGTATGGTACGATAAAAAACAATTCATTCAAAAAATTCAAAGGGGTTGTCGCACAGTGTCCAATAAAAGGAGCGGTTGCTCATGGGTTCTCATCATCGCAGGCGGTATTGTTCTTGGTTTCGTAATCATTTCCTTCTGTTAAATGTAGCACTACCTACCTTTGCATTCGCCCTGTTTTTGCTCAATGAGAACGTATTCAAAAAATTGACAAGCAATTTGTTTATCCACGGATATTTTAACGATGCGCTTTCCATGTGGCTCTATCTACCCTATATCAATCTCTTGCTATCCCTGTATCCGCACCGTCAGTTGCGCATTACGTCCTTGCCCGCTTGCATCACCGTGACGCTGATTTCCGGTCTGGGGTGGGAGTACCTCACACCGCTTTATCGAACGGGCAGTGTCAGTGACCCGCTTGATCTCGTGATGTATACAATTGGCGGCATCACCTATTCCCTGTTCGCACAGCGGATAAAAAAGTCACGGACTCAGGAGAGTTCGTGACTTTTTTCAGGATCTTCAAGCTCCATGTCTAGATTTTTAAACTGATTCACGAACATGTTGTAGTAACGACCCTGCTTGGCGATCAACGCATCATGACTGCCCTGTTCGACAATCTGACCTTGGTCAACCACCATGATCGTATCGGCGTCGCGAATCGTATTCAAGCGGTGCGCGATAATGAAACTGGTGCGCCCTTTCAAAATTTGGAGCAAAGCCTCCTGAATATGCAGTTCGGTTCGCGTGTCGATGCTGCTCGTCGCTTCATCCAAAATCAACAGCGCAGGCTTGGCGAGTATCACCCGAGTGATCGCCAGCAACTGACGCTGTCCTTGACTGAGATTGCTGCCATTTTCGGTCAACATCGTGTCATACTGCTTCGGCAAGCGCCTGATGAAAACGTCAGCATTGGCCAACTTCGCCGCCGCCTGCACTTCCTCATCTGTCGCATCCGGACGGCCATACTTAATATTTTCCTTGATCGTCCCCGAAAACAGGTACGTGTCCTGTAGCACAATCCCAAAACTCCTGCGCAACGAGTCCCGCGTATAATCGCGAATATCCCGCCCATCCAGATAGATCGTCCCGCCCGTCACATCATAAAAACGGGTCAGGAGATTGACCACCGTAGTCTTCCCGGCTCCCGTAGGGCCGACGAGAGCGGTACTGCTGCCCGGCACCGATTCGAAGCTGACCTCTTTTAGAATCGGCACATCGGGACGATAGCCAAAGCTCACCTTGTCAAACACCACATGACCTTTCGGATCGGTTAACTCGATCGCACCTGGTCGATCGGCTGGCTCCTCCTGTTCGTCGAGCACTTCAAACACTCGCTCCGCTCCGGCAACACCAGACTGCAAGACGTTAAACGTATTGGCCAAATCGTTGAGCGGTCGGACAAACTGTCGCGAATAGGTCAAGAAGCTGGCGATCACCCCGATCGTCACATCTCCTTGAATCGCCAACACCGCACCGACAACGGCGACTACCGCAAAGCCAAGGTTGTTGATCACGTTCATGATCGGCATCAAAAAGCCCGACCAAATCTGCGCCTTTAACCCGACTTCCCGCAGCGCTTGGTTGACTTCCTCAAACTCTGCAATGACTTTCTCCTCATGATTGAACGCTTTGACCACCTGCAGCCCGGTCACCGTTTCCTCGATATGACCATTCAGTTTACCAAGATGCATCTGCTGACTCTTAAACAATACGCTGGTTCGCTTGGCGATGCTGCGCGTTAGCCAAAAGACGAGCGGGATCGTGATCAGCGTCGCCAAGGTCAAAATCGGGCTGAGCACGATCATCATCACCAGCGTGCCTAAAATCAGGATCGAACCTGACATCAACTGCGTCGTCGATTGCGAGATCGTGTTGCTCACATTCTCAATGTCATTGGACAGTCGGCTCATCAATTCTCCGTGCGTCCGCGTATCAAAAAAGGAGACTGGGAGCTTCTGCAGTTTGGCAAACAGCGCCCCGCGCAAATTTTTCACGATTCGCTGGGCGATGCCCGCCATCAGCCAACCCTGCAAAAAGGTCAAAGCTCCATCGGCCAGATAGGCGACCAGCAAGGCGAGCACGGCGATCTCCAGCATTCCAAAATCGACCAACCCTTGTTGCGCTGACATCGCATCGACCGATTTCCCGATCAGATACGGGGTCGAGAACATGATCACTGCGTCGATCATGATCAATATGAAAACCAGCGACAAACGCTTCCGTTCCTTCCCGAAATAATGCCACAGTCGTTGCAAAGTGACTTTAAAGTTTTTTGGCTTCACGACAGGCCCTCTCGCCTGTCCGCCAAATCCCGGTCGCGGACCACCCGCCATCACCTGCGCCTGCTGTGTTGCTCGTCCCTCCTTGTTAGACCGATTCGCCATGCTGCTGCACCTCCTTGCCGATTTGAGATTGGTAGATCTGTTGATAGATCTCACAGTTGTTGATCAGTTCATCATGTGTCCCGCAACCTACGATCTCTCCTTGATCCAACACCACAATCTTGTCCGCATCGAGCACCGAAGTGATCCGCTGGGCGATCAATATGCACGTGAGTCCCTCGGCATACGTTTTCAGCGATTCTTTGATCTTCGCTTCGGTCGCCACGTCCACTGCGCTGGTGCTGTCATCCAAAATGAGAATCTGCGGTTTGCGCACCAAGGCCCTCGCGATCGACAGACGCTGCTTTTGTCCGCCCGACAGATTGACGCCACCCTGCCCCAGACGAGTCTGGTAGCCTTCTGGTGTGCTAGCAATAAAGTCATGCGCCTCCGCCATGCGGGCGGCCTGCTCGATCTCCTCAAGCGTCGCGTTTTCATTGCCCCATTTGATGTTGTCCAGAATCGTCCCGGTGAACAGCGTGGTTTTCTGCGGAACGATGGCGATCTGTTCGCGCAGCTTTTTCGGATTGAGATCGATGATGTTGTGACCATCCACTTTGATCGTGCCCGCGTCAGCATCGTAGAACCGCAGCAACAAGGAGACCAAACTGCTTTTCCCCGAACCTGTGGAACCGATCAAGCCGATCGTCTCGCCTGGCAAGCAGGTCAGCGTGATCTCTTTTAGCACAGGTTCCCCGTCATACGAAAAAGTCACGTTTTCAAAATCGATCCGCCCTTGCTGTTTTGCGCCACTTGTCGGTTGCTCCTCACGCCACGTCATCGCGTTCTCCTCTGCGAACACTTCGCCGATCCGACCAGCAGAAGCACGCGCGCGCACAAACATGTTGAATACCATCGAGATCAGCATCAGCGAGAACAAAATCTGTGTCATGTAGTTGGTAAACGCGATGATATGTCCAACCTGCATTTCACCGTCACTGACGCGTACGCCACCGATCCACAGCACCGCTACAATCCCGATGTTCAGCGTCAGCATGATCAGTGGACTGAATACCGCGATCACACGTGCCGCCGCCACCGAGCGCTGTTGGAACTCTTCATTGGCGCCATTGAACTTCGCTACTTCATAATCGAAGCGATTGAACGCTTTAACGACTCGCACGCCCGACAGGTACTCCCGCATCACACCATTGACTCGGTCGAGCGACTTTTGCACCTTTTTGAAAAAAGGGAATCCGATCTTCATGTTCACAACGATCAGCACGGCGACGATCGGCACGACGATCGCCAGCACGACAGCCAATTCCTGATTCAAGCGAGTTGCCATGATCAAACCGCCAATGCAGAGCAAGGGGCTTTGACAAAAATCCGCATCATCCCGTTGACAAACGCTTGCACCTGCGTCACATCGTTGGTCACCCGCGTGATGAGCGAGGCCTGATCGAACTTGTCAAGATTGCGCGCAGGAAGTGATTGAATTTTCCGATATAAGTCCGAGCGCAGTTCCGTTCCAAAATTTTGTGAAACTACGCTTGCCGCCACGTTGCGCACCGACGCGGCAATAGCACCGAGCGCCGTGATCAACAGCATCAATCCGCCCATCTTGAAGACATAGCTCAAGTCCCGATTGGCGATCCCTTCATCGATGATCATCGACATGATCGTCGGCTGCATCAAGTCGCAAAATGCTTCAAATGTCAAAAACAACACGGCGACACTAAAAGGCCACGCATATTTACGTAGATAAGGTCTCAAAAAGTTCATCCTGTGCCCCCCTTACCTGTCCCTTTTCGAGATTGTGCAAGCCACTTCCTGTTGTAATCGAAAATCGACATGTTCATTCGCCTGATGACGTTTCGACCGCGCTACAGCTTCTGAAGCATCTTTTCCAACTGCTTCACAGCCGGAGTGACGACCGTGAGAAAAAGCGACTCGCGCAGTCGGCGCGATGTGGAGCTCCCAGCGACATATCCTGCCGCTCCGGCGTGCATCATCTCGCTTTGTGCGGCATCGAGCGCCAGGTAAGCACCATCCAGCCGAGCTTTGACGACTTCTTTGAAGTATTCTTTTGTTGCCATCGGATGTTCGGCCAACCGTTCGACCCGCTCCGTCAGCCGCTCGAGGCGCGATTGAAGTCCTTCCGGCTGATGATTCAGGAAGGAGTTCGCCCCTTTTTGTTTCGCTTGCAGAGCAAACATGCTATTCAGACTAGCCTGGGTCACGCCAAGCGCCACCCCGGTCTGCGTCAGCAGAAAGCTTGGACGAATTTTCGCAATCAATTCATCTGCGTTGTCGGTCAGGATGTAGGACTCTGGAATCTCAACATGCTGAAACTGACAGCTGAAAGTAGCCGTCCCGTTCAAGCCGAGGAAGCCATCGACCTCTTTTCGCGTAAGGCCGACCAGACCACTTGCTGCCATCGCCATTCCACGCTGCGTTTCACCGTTTTGAAACAAGACGCCAAACCATGCGTCCGGCCCGAGGTTCGAAACGAATGGCAACGTCCCCTCGATTCGATAGCCTGACGACGTCCGCTCCCCGTTCAATCTCAAATTTTCCATGCCTGCGTAAAACTTCATCGCATTTGAAATGCCCGTCCCGCCTGCAACCTCACCACTCAATAGGGCAGGTAAGAGCTCCCTTTTCAACAACTCGCTGTTCCCGTGATATACGAAGCTGATCGCCGCCGCTTGGCACCACACGACAAAAGCTGTGGACCCACAGACGGTGGCCACGTCACGAATCAGCTTTAGATTTTCTGCTGGACCTACCGAAAAGTACCCTGCTTGCCCCAATAGTTTGACCAAGTCGCCCGGGTATTTGCCCTGTTCATCGATGTCTTTCACCAGCGGGCGAAGATGCTGGTGTAGCAGTTCCTGCAACCGATTTCCTTGGTTTGTTGTCATCCTAAGCACACCTCTCCGATTCGTAAATCTACGACCCAAGTACCCTGTCTAACGAGAACTTTCTATTGCCAACGATACCATCATGGTAGTGCGGTCTCCCTGCGCGATCTGAACGCCTCGTCCCCTTTCCGGCTCGTTGCAATAGTGGATCGCGCCGAGCGCATCGGCCCATCTTGTCAGTCACCATGCACCTCGCCGTCGCTCCCACAGTGATTCACGTTGAGGATGAGCGAGCACATTCCGATCCATTGATCGTAGCTACAATTCTCCCAGAACCTGTGTCATAATGGAAGCGAGGATTCCGTTACGTAATCCTCACCCGAGGACGCGATACCATCCGTTCTGTCCAATGGAACGAAGTTAATTTTGCGATTGGGCAGGCTCGCTTGCTTCGTAAACTGGGAGAGTAGACAGAATCGACCAGCACTTGGCAGGTAATCATACACGTAATGCTTTACAGCATCCATTCAAGGAGTGATCATCATTACAAACCTCATCACTACATACACAGCCGAACATCTCGGCCCGTTTTTGAGAAGCAAAGAAGTTAGCGAAAACACGGTAGCCGCAGTTACGCATGACATTGATAATCGTTTGGCTTCCCTCCTCTCGCGCTGGAACGATGACAAGTTTCGCTCCACGTTGCTCCTGACCGCATTGGAAGAGGGGACGTTTTATATGCCTTTTCATCCTGAGATCAACGGGTTGGTGGTGCTTGCCGTACGCAACAGCCCGCAACTGGACAACCTCCACCACACCGAAGGAATTCTTGACAACACGGACATCCGAAAGGTGACCAGCCAAGCGATTCAATATTTTGCGGAAGTCGATCTGACTCAGGCAGCCGATCAAGTGACGGCAAGACCTGACGATGTGTTCGCAACTCTGCCAACAACCTATCCGCTCGCTTGGGAAGCGTTTCATCAACTGGCTGGAGCCACCCGTTTACCCAAAACGTATGAGCCTCAACCCGCAGACCTCGCAGACTTGCCCGATCTCGATCAGGTTGTGGACGGCGAGCTTTTACAGGATTTGACTCAGATCCAACATGGCGAGATCAGTTTTCTGTTCCGTGACTCTTTCAAAATGCTCTCTCGCAACCTCGATCAACTGTTCTATGTGATCGAGTACGTCCTTCGGGCCAACAAGACGCTGATCACACATAACTTCTACCTTAGCAATGGTATGGTTTCCCGTCGCAATCCTGTGTTGAAACCAGCCCAAAAGCCGATCGAGATCGCCAAGAAATTTGAAAATAAAAAAGGGCTCGTCTCTCGTCACAAAGACAGCCTGCGACTGATCAAAAAATTTATCGTTCCGCCTGCATCTGAAATCACGCCAGAAATCCCATCTGAAACAGCTTCGGAATAGTAAACGCATAGTTCAAAACGCCGCCACCTAAGCGTTGGCGGCGTTTTTCATTTCCTTCGCTCCTATATCCTCACATTCAGTAGCGGCCCTTCTCAGTAGCCAGATGTAATCCTATACAGCACACAGTCGGCCTGCTCTGCGATCTGATCCCTAGACACTTGCCGCTCAAATCCTCTCTGCTGAGCACTTTCAAATGTAAAAGAGTGATTGTACAAAGTCATATCTTCATGTTAAATAAGGGGATATAGAATCGACGCAAGCTAGCAAATCGAGAGCATCTGGGCTGGGAATCACATCTAGACTGAACGCATCGCAGTTCTCCTCTGTGTAGACTCCTATCACGCTGGCAAGGATGCAACCAACTTCGCTCTGCAACCGGATGCTTGTTATTTCTACGGGAGGTTATCTACATGTTATTACTGGCGAGTGCGGCCATCGGAAGCGGATTGATCGACCTGTTGGCCATCGCGCGGGGCTGGACGAAAGCAAGGTATTTGTGGAAGCCACTGACGGTGGTTGTGATCATCGCGCTGGCGCTGTTCGGTGTCGATTTTGGGGACGTTAGCGAGCGCTGGCTGTTGGCA from Tumebacillus algifaecis encodes the following:
- a CDS encoding ABC transporter ATP-binding protein, with translation MAGGPRPGFGGQARGPVVKPKNFKVTLQRLWHYFGKERKRLSLVFILIMIDAVIMFSTPYLIGKSVDAMSAQQGLVDFGMLEIAVLALLVAYLADGALTFLQGWLMAGIAQRIVKNLRGALFAKLQKLPVSFFDTRTHGELMSRLSNDIENVSNTISQSTTQLMSGSILILGTLVMMIVLSPILTLATLITIPLVFWLTRSIAKRTSVLFKSQQMHLGKLNGHIEETVTGLQVVKAFNHEEKVIAEFEEVNQALREVGLKAQIWSGFLMPIMNVINNLGFAVVAVVGAVLAIQGDVTIGVIASFLTYSRQFVRPLNDLANTFNVLQSGVAGAERVFEVLDEQEEPADRPGAIELTDPKGHVVFDKVSFGYRPDVPILKEVSFESVPGSSTALVGPTGAGKTTVVNLLTRFYDVTGGTIYLDGRDIRDYTRDSLRRSFGIVLQDTYLFSGTIKENIKYGRPDATDEEVQAAAKLANADVFIRRLPKQYDTMLTENGSNLSQGQRQLLAITRVILAKPALLILDEATSSIDTRTELHIQEALLQILKGRTSFIIAHRLNTIRDADTIMVVDQGQIVEQGSHDALIAKQGRYYNMFVNQFKNLDMELEDPEKSHELS
- a CDS encoding MgtC/SapB family protein; translated protein: MTYHFFIKLGLALFLGLLIGIDRQLRNKPLGVKTSMVISVASCLITIVSIESVHRYSEPGHTTMDPMRLAAQIVSGVGFLGAGVILRRGDDVISGLTTASMVWAASGLGIAVGAGFYLESITAMLLIILAINIFPSFIKKIGPSSLRERELFVKMIVDVENEEQLDQIFKEIKHLDMQVRRVKIKDYEQNRQSLEMILISPKERYTTHVYAALKSIEHMVSVEVQSR
- a CDS encoding acyl-CoA dehydrogenase family protein, giving the protein MTTNQGNRLQELLHQHLRPLVKDIDEQGKYPGDLVKLLGQAGYFSVGPAENLKLIRDVATVCGSTAFVVWCQAAAISFVYHGNSELLKRELLPALLSGEVAGGTGISNAMKFYAGMENLRLNGERTSSGYRIEGTLPFVSNLGPDAWFGVLFQNGETQRGMAMAASGLVGLTRKEVDGFLGLNGTATFSCQFQHVEIPESYILTDNADELIAKIRPSFLLTQTGVALGVTQASLNSMFALQAKQKGANSFLNHQPEGLQSRLERLTERVERLAEHPMATKEYFKEVVKARLDGAYLALDAAQSEMMHAGAAGYVAGSSTSRRLRESLFLTVVTPAVKQLEKMLQKL
- a CDS encoding MmcQ/YjbR family DNA-binding protein, with the protein product MSEKQVRSERGIDVLQKVRVICQRLPEVTEAVDKFGHTSFRVNDKPFVMMGEGKGELSLSIKTLLTTQEVLLQRGGFTKTNYIGHHGWVTLDSTDDVDWTELEELMIEGYLRSAPKRLVKQVMAP
- a CDS encoding LytTR family DNA-binding domain-containing protein gives rise to the protein MNLQAYQQLIRSLSALVPQEAAIALSDQSQYVLYRPSGAIDLNIQPGDPLRQGSIAKQTLVERNKVEHFVSPELFGIPYYGLGTPLYDGDEQVVGAITLIMPPERMHLLPSVPRTAYITGQYDNLFVPVHESEIAYFSSADSTTYMHTAMKTYKIKQTLQALEWALPSHQFVRCHRAFLVNIGWIRQIERHFHSTFMLVMKDENGSKIPVSQKYASSFRTLLGF
- a CDS encoding acetyl-CoA hydrolase/transferase family protein; this translates as MIEQRIRNRAYFDKIMNSDQAALLIKDGMTVGMSGFTRSGDAKIVPLALAERVMKSGEELKINLFTGASIGDEVDGILAEAGIVNKRLPFQNERKMRNKINQGELLFIDQHLSHTAEQVRNGFLPPIDVALIEIVAITEEGYIIPTTSVGNSSIFAELASQIILELNVAQPLGLEGLHDIYEPGMRGKRQPIPLTSVEQRIGTPYIAIDPEKVVAVVITEKSDSTSAIKAPDAETEVMAGHLIDFFDQEVKQGRLPYNLAPLQSGIGSVANAVLHGFLKSDCTDLEVYSEVLQDAVFDLMDAGKVKFASACSITLSPERAAEVIPNIDKYRDKIVLRPQEISNHPEIIRRLGLIGINTAIECDIYGNVNSTHIMGSNMMNGIGGSGDFARNALLGIFVTKSTAKDGKISSIVPFVSHIDHTEHDVDIIVTEQGLADLRGLAPRERAKVVINNCAHPLYKDALLDYYNEALKRGGHTPHLLEDALAWHARYLQTGSML